In Penaeus monodon isolate SGIC_2016 chromosome 41, NSTDA_Pmon_1, whole genome shotgun sequence, a single genomic region encodes these proteins:
- the LOC119598732 gene encoding protein EFR3 homolog A-like: MQGNKAYVHGMTQISDTPDNHQNEGEKEPHELAEMCLRELVSRATYGKIHNVIKPLLIHLDYEGLWVNNSFAVQVFKIVMYSIQAQYSITVIELLMAHLNERAANQRR; this comes from the exons CAAGGCATATGTGCAT GGAATGACCCAGATCAGCGACACCCCAGACAACCACCAGAATGAGGGCGAGAAGGAGCCACACGAATTGGCGGAAATGTGCCTGAGGGAGCTGGTTTCTCGGGCTACTTATGGCAAGATACACAACGTCATCAAGCCTTTGCTCAT CCATCTGGACTACGAGGGACTGTGGGTCAACAACAGCTTTGCTGTGCAGGTCTTTAAGATTGTCATGTACTCCATACAG GCTCAGTACAGCATCACAGTGATAGAGCTCCTCATGGCCCACCTCAATGAGAGAGCAGCGAACCAGCGCAGATAA